The Apium graveolens cultivar Ventura chromosome 6, ASM990537v1, whole genome shotgun sequence genome contains a region encoding:
- the LOC141667650 gene encoding proline-rich receptor-like protein kinase PERK4, with protein sequence MSSNSPPSSSDSSNQSPPTPSSSSGSPPPPQDSSPPPPDKDNNKKSPPPPSPSSENSHGPQPPHNGRQLPPQHKSKSSSSGDSQSDGGTSNVQKKAIIGGVVGGTALLILFVLACYWSFCRKKKNRKPHEQMIYYRENSRGKSNANYSSGQPTGGIDPPAEHRVNIPQSGNTGVSSKYGWEGQPPPPPMAFSNSEVSSSGRHQPAMPPPHPALALGFNKSNFSYDELADATGGFGKANLLGEGGFGFVYKGLLSNDKEIAVKSLKPGSFQGEREFQAEVDIISRVHHRHLVSLVGYCIADDKRMLVYEFVKNDTLDHHLHGKGVAVMDWSLRIQTAVGAAKGFAYLHEDCHPRIIHRDIKTSNILLDEKHVAKVADFGLAKLCSDDYTHVSTRIMGTFGYLAPEYASTGKLTEKSDVYSFGVVLLELISGKRPINVNSQGDSLADWARPILMRSVEGESYEQLVDPRLEDNYDPEEMLRMVACSAACINRSARRRPKMSQLVNALEGHVTLDHLSDRLVPVQSSPFINDISEGESSYSADM encoded by the exons ATGTCTTCAAATTCTCCCCCATCATCATCAGATTcatcaaatcaatcaccaccaaCGCCAAGCTCGTCATCAGGATCTCCACCACCCCCACAAGACAGCTCGCCACCTCCCCCTGACAAGGACAACAACAAGAAGTCCCCACCACCACCTTCACCATCCAGTGAAAATTCACATGGTCCACAACCACCTCACAATGGTAGACAACTTCCTCCCCAACATAAGTCAAAGTCGTCCTCCTCAGGTGATTCACAATCAGATGGAGGCACATCTAACGTTCAAAAGAAAGCCATCATAGGTGGAGTTGTTGGAGGGACAGCATTGTTGATCCTTTTTGTGCTAGCATGCTATTGGTCATTCTGTAGAAAGAAGAAGAACAGAAAGCCACATGAACAGATGATCTACTATAGGGAAAATTCTCGTGGAAAGA GTAATGCAAACTACAGTAGTGGACAGCCCACAGGTGGAATCGATCCTCCAGCTGAACATCGTGTTAATATACCACAATCAGGGAATACAGGAGTGAGCTCTAAATATGGCTGGGAAGGGCAACCTCCTCCACCACCAATGGCATTTAGTAACAGTGAGGTGAGCTCATCCGGACGCCATCAACCTGCCATGCCACCTCCACATCCAGCCTTAGCCCTTGGCTTCAACAAAAGCAATTTTAGTTATGATGAGCTAGCAGATGCTACCGGAGGATTTGGAAAGGCCAATCTTTTGGGAGAAGGTGGTTTTGGTTTTGTTTATAAAGGATTGTTATCTAATGACAAGGAGATAGCTGTGAAAAGTCTCAAACCTGGTAGTTTCCAGGGTGAACGAGAATTCCAAGCTGAGGTTGACATCATTAGCCGTGTTCATCACCGACACCTAGTGTCTCTGGTTGGTTACTGCATTGCAGATGATAAAAGGATGTTGGTTTATGAATTCGTAAAAAATGATACCCTTGATCATCATCTTCATG GAAAAGGTGTTGCAGTGATGGATTGGTCTTTAAGGATTCAAACTGCAGTCGGGGCAGCCAAAGGTTTTGCTTACCTTCATGAAGATT GTCATCCTCGCATCATCCACAGGGATATCAAAACTTCAAACATTTTACTTGATGAGAAACATGTAGCCAAG GTGGCAGATTTTGGATTGGCCAAGCTTTGCTCTGACGACTATACTCATGTGTCAACGCGTATTATGGGAACATTTGG ATATCTAGCACCTGAGTATGCATCAACCGGAAAGCTAACTGAGAAATCTGATGTTTATTCTTTTGGTGTCGTGCTCTTGGAGCTGATATCTGGAAAGCGTCCTATTAATGTGAACTCGCAGGGTGATTCTCTTGCTGACTGG GCTAGGCCTATCCTAATGCGTTCAGTAGAGGGCGAAAGCTACGAGCAGCTAGTCGATCCCAGGTTGGAGGACAACTATGATCCTGAGGAGATGCTACGCATGGTAGCATGTTCTGCTGCCTGTATCAACCGTTCTGCTAGGAGACGCCCAAAAATGAGCCAG CTTGTTAATGCATTGGAAGGCCATGTCACACTTGACCACTTGAGTGACAGACTAGTGCCTGTACAGAGTTCACCGTTTATAAATGACATCTCTGAGGGAGAGAGTTCATACAGTGCAGATATGTAG